DNA from Ziziphus jujuba cultivar Dongzao chromosome 2, ASM3175591v1:
GCCATCTTCAGAGTCTCCTATTCGAAGGCCAGCCTATATCCAGCACAATGTGGTAATGTATTCCAACTTAAATGCTTTAAAACcatgaaaatttctaaaagCATATTGCAGTTGAATTTCCTGAATGTTCTTTGATATGCTATGTACATCTTTAAAATTATGCTGATTTATCTGTTTGTTGATTTTGCTGGGATTTTAGCAAGTTGGCATGACATGGCATTTGTCAAAGAGGGCAGTTTGGACTTTGGACTGTATTTCCCTTTAATTTTTGTTGCGTGTGTTTAGAGAGGAATTATAAGGATTTTTTCACAGAGCAAAGTCTTTTCCCCTAAGAGTTCACAAGCTAAGATTTTTCTATGGTGTTTTAGCGAATGAATAGGGTACCTcctgcttctttttattttagtaacgttttattatgattatactAGTATATGCatatccacacacacacacacacacacacacacacacacacatatttacTTATAAATTTATAGTTGACTGCACTTTTTGTTCCTAATTAAGAAAGGCCACCATATTATTATACACCTTTTGAGAGTTCATTTTTCCTTTCACTCCCTTGATCCAAAGCATCAGAGAACTTCTTTTGGAAAGGGGATATTTAGGAAGACTCAATATGATCTGTCATTGGTAACCTAGGACATCATATTGCAAAACATGCTTAAAACTGGgatctttaaaaattttactgcCTGATGGCCTGGCTAGAGGTTTAAGAGTCAGGGTACTTTTTCATTGTTTGTAAGAATGTATGGTGGGACgcatttcaatttaattttccaaGACATATGTCCATATCTGctgtttaaattgaaaaaaggtGTCTACCTTAATAAATTAAGAGAGATATGTACCaatacaaccaaaaaataaatccaagtTAGTGTCCTGTAAAACCTTGATAGTGATTTGTTTGTAGGACCTGCAATGACCACTAATGATTGTTGTGGACATTGATTGTCTAGATGTTGCTTTCCAGTGAGTTCAATATTCAATGTACATGCAtttcttgaaaaatagaaaaataacccCGGTGAAGCACTCTGGGTTTGATCTGGTGGTTTTTCATTTTACTGCATGAATGCAAAATTGTTTGAGATCTTCTAACAGCTTTTTTGAACAGTATGGCTAAGATAGAACCTTCTAAGACTTTGTTATCTTCCTATGCCATAGTTGAAGAACATATTTCTGCTGTCACCATTTAGCATCAAGACATgttaaattgtttttgtggGTATATGATACAATGAAGAGCATAAAAGAAGCATGTCATGGACGACCTCATGGTTAAATTTGGTTACTATTTGGTGTATTTGCTTTGGTATGTTAGGATGAATAGACTTTGGTTGTtgggtttatatttatttgcagGTTCCACACCCATCTCGAGCAACTTTTGGGGCTACTGGTAGTCCATCACGCTTTGCTCCCATAGGGCACCAGGGGCATCCTGCAAATTTACCCACATTATCTGTGTCAGGAACAAATTATATTGCATCCTCTCCATCTCCTGCAGCATCTGGTGGGACTTCTACTTTTAGAGATTCTCGTTTGCCAAGTCCATGGAATTAGATTTATGTTATCTGCAACTTCTATATGATACGGggttcgtttttttttttttttttttttccccaactaCTAGCATGAGTACTGTCTTCTGGTTGAAGATGTTAGGTATACTGAGGTCTCGTAGGTCCATGGCCGGGTAAAGAGCAAGACCACTGAATGCCTTTGGCTGGGGTTTGGGAAAGAAAGGGCCCGTTGTAAGAATGTTTATGttaaatatatgatatatatatatatatatatacacgctatgttttttttttttttttttttttgggggtactcttttgtttaattttttaaattttaattttattaatggaaAGGCACTTCATACATAATTATAGATTTCAAAATAGGAACAAGTAGTTTCAAACTCATGAGAGATATTGCTTGAACTCTCATTTGAAGACCTAAAGAGCCAAACAAACCCCGCAGCATCAGCttgatatacatatgtatatatatatatatatatatatatatataaacccccTTTTTCAACGATGAAATGTCTTTGCTTAGCTATACAGACGGTCTGGACTCTTCCTGCTAGTTACTGTAACTGAGCCTTTGTATAACTTTACAGTCACTGAACCTGTTGTTGTTTCGGTGGTTTTCTCCATGAATGCATCCATGGATTCCCGAAGAGGGTTGAACCACCTACCTGCATACACGAGCTCTGCATATTTGATGGCCAATGAATCTTTAACTTGCATCATTTCTCTATCCAGAGTTAAGGACTCCAGCTCGCGTACTGCATTGAACAAGATTGTACCACCAGGAGTATCATACATTTCTCGGCTTTTCATGCCAACCATGTCAACACGGCCAACTCCCATGTCTTCCACCAATTTGGTTGAGCTCAGAGAGCAGTAAAGCTGGTGACAGCTCCTTCCCGTTGACCGAAACTGGAAGTCCTGAGACAAATTCAATTTCTACATGCCTgcatgaaagaaaataataataaaaaaaacgtATGTGATATAGGTAGAGGATTGTAAATATGAATTGACATTAGAAGTTGAATAGCATTTTTAACAACTCACTCTGGACCATTTATGTGGTTATATTTACCAGTATGCAACTTTTATTGCAGATCAATACCATCAACAATGTTCAGCATACTAAAACATAATAACCACAGAGAACATGTAAACTATGTAGGATGGATGCTAAAGGAAATTGACTACAAAGAACATgtataacaataatacctcGTGGCTTAGATGCCATAAGTTCCCATCTCTGCTGTATATAGATTTCTTTGTCACTGGGACAGGAACATTATGCTTCTTAGCATACTCAATAGCTTCTTCTCTGCCGGTTATGTCCCATGCTCTACAAGGAGCTACAACGTTCAGTTCGGGATTCAAAGCAAAGAATGGAAGCTCGAAGGGAACGTAGATAAACATTAAAGAGAATGCCTCAGAAGAAATACACAGAgaggtttaattaaaataataaaaagctgAAGTTAATTACAACACATGCCTGGTCATTTCCTTTCCCTGTGCATCCATGAGCTACAGCGTCAGCCCGGACTTCGTTTGCACATCCACCATGGCCTTTCATCATACATATAAAGTATTTCACATTAACATGGTAAAGTGTTGGGAAAGAGGAATAAACTTAggacaattatatatatatataatatatatttatatatatttgttataaataCTTTTGCAGCAAGTGTTTTTCCTAGTAGTTATTTCTTTGATAATATTAgccaattatttttgttaaaaaaataaataaataaaagatacttTGTTTAAGAAATTGAAACAACAGAATATTTTTCCAATATCTGTATCTTATCATCAACATGTATTAGTCATAGCTCTATTAGCCTATCACCTTAGCAATAACAAGGTGTGCAATCGAGGTCCCCAACAAGTATGTCCTCTCATAAATTGCACCAGCTCTTAAACAAGGGAATATAAAGTCTTTCACTACTAATTGACATTCTCCGCCTTCTTTTTCAAACTTTCCAACTCAAAATATCATTGCCATCTATCTGGAAAACCAACACTCCAAATATCAAATCAGAGATTTTACTTAATAACATACTTGGCCAACATCAGCAGTAAGCAAACAACCTCACAACCGTACTTCTCCCCGAAAAGGAGAAACAATTTATAGCAAAATTACAATGGGAAAGTAGACAAATCTAAAAGTAAAACTAAGAAAATTTATGCTTACATAATAAAACTATCCTTTGTTTTCTTCAAGGTATCAGAGCAGTCAAATTCCGCAAGGATTTCTTCTGTCATGGATGCTCAGAATGAAACCTCTTCTCAAAACAGAATCCCTCCAAAAACATCTGCAATAGAACAAGTTCTCACCATTCAAGCCTTCCATCAGTGTTCTAGTTTAGTTTCTATGAAACTAAACAATTCCAATTTCCTTCTCTGGCGTTAACAAACACTCCCGCTGGTTCGGAGTCTTGGAATCTCACATCACCTCACCAGTCCTGAGCCACCGTGTGAATTTTTGTTGGATGAAAAATAGGTTCTGGTGTTTAACCCAAATCACAGCAATTGGGTTAGTAACGATGGTTTACTGACGACTTGGCTGCTCAGTGTCCAATGTCTAATGACATTTTAAGCTTGAATGTGGTAATAGACAATGCCTATTCTCTCTGGAAATCAGCAGAAGATCAGTTGCTACCTACAATTAAGGAGCAAGATCATCATCTCAAGGACCGGCTTGCTTCTATGAAAAAGGGATCGTCTTCAATCGATGAATATCAACGTAAGTTTAAACAAGTTTGTGATAATTTTAATGCTATTAATGCTCCTGTTTCGGACGTGGacaaagttttttcttttgctagAGGATTTGGCATAAGTTATAAAGATTTTAAGGTAGCCATGCTTACAAAACCACCTTATCCTTCATTTAATCATTTGTTTTGGCCTTACAAAGTCATGAACAAATGATTTAAAATGAAACTGAAACAAGTAAACAAGAGTCAGATCAAAATCAAGTCTTCTTTGGACAAAGTGGTAGAGGTAAAGGACGTGGAAATCAAGGTGGCAGATTCAACTCAAAGGGAAAAGTTTTTACACCAGTAGGAATGTACACTGGAAACACAGATAAAAAGAAACCACAACAACAACCATTCAGTGATCATGGCTTGAATCATAAACCTGAAGGTAAAGTCTTCTGTCAAATCTGTGATAAACCAAATCATATTGCTATAAATTGCTGGCATAGATTTGATCACTCTTATACTGAAAAGGAGGTTCTAGAAGCACTGGCAGCTTTCAAAACCACAGAAAATGATGACAAATTTTATGCAGACTCAGGTGCAACAACACACATGACTAACGATGCAGGTAAGATTCATGTTCATCTTCTTATATAggtaaagataatatatatgttggaaATGGACATGGACTTTCTATAACTCATATTGGTAATTCAAcgattaaaacaaataaaggagATTTAAAACTCAAAAATGTTTTGGGAGTCCCTAAATTGAAAAAGAACCTCTTATCTGTTAGCCAATTGACCAAAGACAATGATTGTGTTTTTGAGTTTTCTTTTAATGGTTGTATTATAAAGGATTGCAGCAATAGGCCATAAAAAGGGAAAGCTCTACGTTCTTGATGGAGAAGAATATTCAAGCTTTAAACACAATAAGGGCTTCTTCAGAAACTTGCCATCAAAAGATGGGACATCCAAATCACAAGTTTTTAAGAATTATACAGTCGAAAGACATTATTGACGTTTCTAGTTTGATAAACAGATTTAGGATTTGTGAAAGTTGTCAATTAGTAAAGAATTGCAAACTTTCTTTtggtttatcaaataaaatttccaagaTTCCTTTAGAAAATGTTCATTATGATTTATGGGGACCTGTCTCAACAATTTCcccttaaaatatttgattttatgctatttttgttgatgatttttCGAAGTATACATGGAGGTATCCTTTAAGGGAGAAATTTGACTTCTTTGAGTGTTTCCTTAAATTTCAAAGGAGTTTAAATCATTCGTTTTTCAATAGCACTTAcataaatttggaattttgcaTCAAATGTCTTGTCCAGGAATACCTAAACAGAATGGAATTGTAGAAAGGAAACATAGAAGCATAGTAGAAATGGGACTCACTATGATGTTCCATGCTAATGTACCAATGAAATTGTGGGTTGAAGCCTTTTTTACTGCAACCTATCTTTTAAATCGTTTACctataaatgttttaaaaaatcagACTTCTTATTTTCGCCTTTTTAATAAACATCCTGATTATGCATATTTGAGCATCTTTGGTTGCAAATGTTACCCTTATCTAAGAGACTATAGCAGAAATAAATTTTCCAGAAAAACACTACCATGTGTGTTTGCTGGTTACAGCTCTCAACACAAATGCTTTAGATTTTTATATCCTCCTACAAATTGCATTTATATTTCTAAACATGTGGTTTTTGATGAAACAAATTTACCTTATTAGTTTTCTAACAAAAGTATGTCTAAACAAATTGAATCAATAAATTTTCCTAAGAATGAAAATAACTTGCGGCCTCAGGATTTCAAGGCTATTGTAATGCCTACATTAGGAATGAATCATTCTTTAGCTCCTAATGAATGTGTTTGTGCAGAACCGGTTGAGCATCATTAGAGAAGTTCAACAACTGCCATTGCACTAGCAGTGGAGTATATGGGTCCTATAATCAAGCTTGAACAACCTTACATAGAAACTTTAGAAAACGTCACAAATGAGCAACATAGAAAACAACCTATAGTCAAGCTTGAGTAACCTCACATGGAAAATTCAGAAAGCATCTCAAATGAGCAGAACAGAAACTAAATTTTCATTCATAATCCTGAAGGTATCCAAAATGACATTTTTGCTGACTTGCAAATACCTACCAGCCACCAACAAACACACATTCCATGATAATGAGGAGAAAGTTACAAATAAATCCAGTTTTGGCATCTAAAAATGGCCTTGTTGGTCACCAATATAGAACCTCGGTCTTTAAAAACAGCTCTAAAGAGTCCTAAATGGCTTGCAGCTATGCATGAAGAGATTGATTCTTTACACAAAAATGATCCCTGGAGACTTATTCCACCACCACATCACACTGATATCATTGGCTCAAAATGGGtgtataaaatcaaatttaagcAAGATGGTTCCATATATAGATACAAGGCACATTTGGTAGCTAAAGGCTTCGCTCAAGTAGAAGGCCAAGATTTTGAAGAAACTTATAGCCCAGTCATAAAACACACCACAGTTAGGATGCCTATTTCAATTGCTGTCACTTACAATTGGaaaattagatattaaaaatgcCTTCTTACATGGACATCTTAAAGGAACAGTCTAACATGGAATAGCCTTTAGATTTTATTTCTCCAATTCATCCTCAGCATGTTTGCCTCTTAAAATGTTCCTTGTATGGGCTCAAATAGGCTCCTAGAGCCTAGTTTGACAGATTGTCcaaattcttaatttttcttGGTCTCATGTGCAGTAAAGTAGATCCTTCATTATTTGTGCTTCATAAACATAATTCTATTATGTTACTTGTCTATGTTGATGACTTGTTCTTGACAGGTAACAATCCTGATTTTGTTAATCACCTCATGCTCACTCTCAGCAAAGAATTTGCCATTAAAGATCTTGGCCAGCTCCATTTCTTCCTTAACGTAGAAGCTCGATATTTCTCCAGGGACATGCTTCTTACACAAACTAAATACATGCATGATCTTCTCACTCGAGCCAAGATGATCGAAGCAGCATATATAAAAACTCCTATGGCAACTAAAACACACAACAAGATGACCTTACTCTAATTAATCCCACTGATTAACAAAGCTTAGTAGGAAGCTTACAATACTTGACTTTCACATGACCAAATATTATACAAGCAGTAAACTAAGTGTGTcaacatttttaaaatccaaCTATGCTACATCTTTGAGaagtaaaacaaatatttcGATATCTCAAGGGAACAATGGACTACGGGCCTCGTTTCCTTTAGCAAAGCTCTTTAAATTTATCTAGCTTATGTGATGTTGATTGGGGAGGCTATCCAATTACTCATCATAGCACCGGTggctattgtatttttctcgGTGCAAATTGCATCTCATGGTTCTCAAAGAAACAACCAACCGTGGCTAAATCAAGCACCGAGGCTGAATATAGGGCCATGGCTACTACTGCAGCTAAGCTGACTTGGATCAGTTTTCTACTATGTGACATTGGGATTCCTTTATATAGACCTCCTCATATGCTTTGTGATAATATTAGTGCATTACACATGACAAATAAATCCTATCATTCATGGTCGCACCAATCACATACAAATAGACTACCATTTTGTTCGTGGGAAAGTTGCCGTTGGATATTTGATTACCATACACATTCCTACCCTTCTCCAAATTGTAGATATACAAACCAAACCTTTATATGATGATAAATTTCATCTTTTTCTATCCAAGTTTAGTATGCTATCATCCATAGTAATCCCAAGCTTGAGGGGGCATGATAAGGATGCAAGTATGCTGTCATTCACACTACTATCATTCACACAAAGGAAGGAAGTATTCATGGAATTCAATCATCAGACAAGGAAAGACGTGATATTGCTGAAGTAAATGAGGAAAGTATCTATTTGAAAGGAAACAATCTCAAAAGCCTACTGGTTGACTGGCTTCACAAGGAATTTTGTTTGTATAAAGAAACTCCTTAAAGGCACTCTTTAAAggactttattattttttcttttgaaaatattttgtcTTCTGTATAAGTACCTACGTTTACCTCTGTTTTCATAAGGGTAAAACAGAGGATTACactttgataataaaaatatccttTGTAATCTTCagtatatacaaaattattttttttaaaaatccctTACATTCATCAAAAGTGTTCTACCATTGCCATTTACATCCGAACCAAAAATTAAGATTAGCAGCTTAGCAATTAGCATCAATTATTAATGCAAGCTAACTTCTAGAGAGAGAATGGAAATCACAGTGTAAAAACACTAAAACAATTCCTAACTGATTCGCTCGACAACCTCACAATCATTACACCTCCACTCGTCAACTTGGATATGTTTTCATGCTCATCTTGGGTTGTCTATTATCAACTTAAACCATCATCGAGCAATCTCATATGCTTTCTAACCTACATATCCTAGTTAGATAATATAAAAACCAAGATAAAACTTTCCACAAATTATGATTCAAACCCAACATTTGAAATCTACTTTTGTAATACAATTCTACAAAAATCTGAAATATAATCATGCATTTAAACTTTTTGATAAGGTCTTTGTCTTTCAATATAACAATCATTATTCGTGATTTACCAAAATAGAAAGTTGATAGACAATGGATGAGCCTGATAAAAGTAATCTAAGACATAAACTCAAAAATGCTATTCTAactaggaaattttttattaacctTCTTCAATTcgtcaataaattaaaatgatcTAAATATGGCAGGAAAATCTGTAACAAAAGTTTCCACATTAAAAATCAGAAACCCAGCTTCATCAATTgcggaaataaataaaactgagaaaaaaaaaatcaaatagaatGCTAACATGTAAATATTAACTTTCATATATCATTTCCTCAACAACCAAAcaagtcaaagaaaaaaaaaatccatctcAAAGTCTTAAACTAACCATAAAAACCAAATCAAAAATCTGGAGaaccaaaagtaaaaaaaacacAGAGAGCACCCAGAATGAAATAATAGTAAAATGGGCGGTGGATGGCATCAGCTAGAGAGCTGAACCCAAGCTGATACCAAGTGTCCCACCTCAGAGAAATAACCTATTAGATTATCATTGATTCCAAAAGTTTAAGCTAAATAACACTCCCCTTCCCTTTAAATAACACTCTCCTTCTCTCACATAACTCCTGAATCTTGTAGGATGTGGGTTTATTAGACAAGTGTCATTTTTTTATGTGGGTTTACTATACAAgtgtcaatttttttaaatgggtgATAATGTGACGTTGGCGGGGTTCGAACCTAGGTTTCTAGAATTTGAGCTCTAATACCATATTAGATTACCACTGATCCATATCCTATAAGATGAGATCAGTGGTAATCTAATATGGTATCAAACTTCAAAATCCTAAAAACCTAGGTTCGAATCCTACCATCGTAAATGGCCATCCCACCACCGTCACATTACCACCTGTAAGGATAAGAAATTAGCTTGTAAGGACCAAAAATGACCTTCAAGTAAGGGGGAATATTTGACACAAAGcctgatatacataataaatacatTACCACCCATTTAAGAAATTGACACTTATAAGGACCAAAAATGGCCTGCAAGTGAGGGGGAATATTAGACACAAAACCTAAAAATGGCCTATAAGTGAGGAGAATGTTAAATACAAAGcctgatatacataataaatacatCATTTAAGAAATTAACACTTGTAAGGATACAAAATGGTTATCCTACTACCGTCATATTACCACCTATTTAAGAAATTCACACTTGTAAGGATAAAAAATGGTCATCCCAGCACCGTCACATTGCCATCCATTTAAGAAATTGACACTtgtaagaataaaaaatgacaTACAAGTGAGGGGGAATGTTAGACACAAAGTctgatatacataataaatccaCGTTCTACAAGCTTAAGAGTTTAAGTTTTTGAAATCAATGGTAATCTAACAGAACCAACATCAGAATGGTGTAGGTGAGGGTGTGGTGAGGACTGAAACTTCTTTGGTAATCTAACAGAACCAATATTAGGTCCGAATAAGGAATTAATGGTGTAGATGAGGGTGTGGTATGGATTGAACCTTCCATTGGAGAAGGTTGTCAGAGCCagtttaaatatgaaatttatttcgataaagaaaaaaagaatttttttttttgctttaaaaaaatattattgttattatcattatttgtcTCTATATTATGGAAGTCGAGAATTATTCCATAAACATTAATATTGTAGTTACcgcaatcaaaaataaaaacaaaaaaaaaatcatatatactaTTTTCAGAATTAATCAAATTTGGCAAGAGAAGAAGACTATTAACCATAAGAGATGGGAAGCAAGTGAGATTATTATTTGAAGCGAAAGATTTTTTACAATCTTATGTAATATGGCACCATAATTTCTTGTATATGTATTcacattaatttaaaagattCTAGCATGATATTGGGCttatcatatttcattttagtacatacaaaaaatatatatatatatatatatatatgttttagtaCGGTTTCATACTGtatttgcttttttattattgtttttagtaTGAGATCTCAAATGGTAATATTacattctattatttatttcaaatggctgtgaaaaatacaaaacaaaataacacTACATTAGAAAACATAGATGGAAAATGTGAAAATAGTCCGTACGACAGCCTACAAAATTTGTGAGAATATGGGAATTAGAGAATTTTATGGAGggctttaatataaatataatataaaaatatatatttataattaaatatttatatttataattaaatatggatGAGGAAAACAGATAGAGAAGggaaaagtgagcattttgaaGTTCTCTCCTTGTCCCCTAGACTTCATCCTCCATGAACTGCGCAACTGCATTTAGGAcctcttttttatttcaattaccgCCCTGCCATTcctatgtatgtgtgtgtgtgtgtgtgtgtgtgcatatgtatatatatatgaacggGATGTTCAACTACGAGTGAgtttttatacatttatttataaattgatgACATGGATTATAAAGGGATCGTCACAATTCATCATTCATCTACCGGTTACATAGGAAAAAACAAATGCTATGAGGAGAGATttgtcaaattatttataacCGATAACACAAaatgatatgttattattttaaaaatatagataatattattgcttttaaaagcatttatttttcaaaacttcacTTTTGAGATGAATGCATCgaagtttgattttattttacaaaattattttgtacgcaattaatttttcaaacaagttaattaaaatattatattatttttatattatatagggATAATAAGTGAAGATCAATTGACGAAGTAAATAGCTCTAGTGGTAGAACATTTCTATTTGTGCCTatacaaatacaaatttgaatcatgaaaaaaaaaaatgaagatcaattgttatttttgataatgaaaaatatatatgagtatgaataccaatatttattttaatcgaCTATTATAAAACTGTCTTTGTCTTACATTAGTCTGCATATGtattctgttttattttattgtttctttaaaGGATGTTAttataattcaataaaattatatgtttttatcttgtatttaataaaataacatgCATGGAATGTttttagataatataatataagataTTCCTAAGTAAAATACATGGCTGGTTATTATACCCTCGTACCTACATTTTTCAGTAAGGCAATAATCATGGCTACATATAAATTGATCCTTGAATTGGATAGTTTAATGTGGATAAACATATACAGTGAATCCAATAGCATCTTGCTTCAAATTTTGGCAAACTAAAGGCCTCAAGTCCCTAAATAGTTCTCACAAGGCTGGTGTCCAATTCATTGTCGTTTCCAATCGATTTGGAAATGGTGGGAGATTCGGTCATTTTTAATCGTTTTTCACTTATTATGGCTTTTCTCTCCCTAGATCATGTAACTTATCACCATCCATTTGGGGTCTACATTAAAAAATGGGAAAGGGTACTAAATTATCCAATCCATTTGTATCACCAAACACagtaatagataaaaataataaactacaaaattcaaataaggATAAGTtggttattaccaaaaaaaaaataaaaataaaaataaggataAGTTGGCTCCTTTTTTTGTAGGCTCAATAACTTGATATATTCATTCATTTGGATTGGGAATTTAATCGCTGGGTGCTGCTATTTACACATCCAAAAATTGCTTCTCCCACTGCAATTCTATTtacacattttttaaaaaaactttaaagtaTTTATGTACACTTCATTTTATACCTAAATGCCTCTAAATACATACACTCCTTTTAAAAGACCTAAAGCGGCTTTGTATTGTTCAAAAGAAATTGTTGGAGAACAGAGCAACAATCAGTAAACTTTTTCCATTATGAACATTCCTTGGTTATTccattttaaaataccaaacatATGTAAACTTCTTTTCacttttagttttaattgaacATGGTTgttatgcatttaattttttacttaaacaattttgtatttcaatttctaatttGCGGTAATGGTTAAAACTCGTGAGTGAAGGAAATTTGCAGataccaattttttattttttgttttttttttttaactggagTTGATGGTTTAGGTGTATATTAAGCAATTATTGTAGTATTAGTCCTTTTAAATAagagataaaattataataaaaacccGTGTAAGAACATTTTCAAATGACTCtttaaatatatcatattttttaatttaaaagttatccttaaaaaaaaatttaaaaggactttttattttgaatttttaaaataaaaaattgacttggctttatataatatattatcccatgccattattatatatttaatagataattcatataaaaaaaaaaagagtaaaaagcaaaacaataaatagttatagagaataaaaaaaaaaaaacacaaataaaaaatgttgaaagaaattttttttaaaaattcattatttatctcaaatatgatttttgtaataaaaaaaatatcctcattcttttaaaaaatacctTTAAAAATGC
Protein-coding regions in this window:
- the LOC125422397 gene encoding argininosuccinate synthase, chloroplastic, coding for MFIYVPFELPFFALNPELNVVAPCRAWDITGREEAIEYAKKHNVPVPVTKKSIYSRDGNLWHLSHEDFQFRSTGRSCHQLYCSLSSTKLVEDMGVGRVDMVGMKSREMYDTPGGTILFNAVRELESLTLDREMMQVKDSLAIKYAELVYAGRWFNPLRESMDAFMEKTTETTTGSVTVKLYKGSVTVTSRKSPDRLYS